The following nucleotide sequence is from Peptococcaceae bacterium 1198_IL3148.
TAGCAGTTCAAAGTTTTGCATATTTCTGGTACCCACCTGAATTACGTCCACCTCTTCAAACAATGGGATATGGGAGATGTTCATAATTTCGGTTACAATGGGCAGTCCGGTCAGCCTTTTGGCTTCCAGCAAAAGCTTAATTCCTTCGGCGTGCATGCCCTGGAAAGAGTAGGGTGAGGTGCGGGGTTTAAAAGCACCGCCACGCAGCATGGTGGCTCCAGAACTTTTCACGCTTTCAGCAATGGTACAAATTTGTTCCCGGGATTCAACAGAGCAAGGGCCAGCAATTATTTGAAAATTACCACCGCCAATTTTAATACCGTTGATATCAACTACAGTATCATCGGTGTGAAACTTGCGATTGGCCTTTTTATAGGGTTCCTGCACCCGCTGAACGTCTTGCACGATATCCAGAGATTTGATTAGATCAATATCAACAATACTGGTATCACCTATAAGACCGATGACAGTTTGTTTTGTTCCCACCATAAAGTGGGTACTGATATTAAGGCTTTTTAGCCAAGTAATCAGAGGTTCCACCTGCTTTTCATCTGGGCTATTTTCTTTCAGTATAACAATCATTTTGCTTCCTCCTAAAGTTTATTTTTAGTAAATTTAATTCCTTCCAGTTCAATAAAATCTAAAATACCTTTAGTAACTGCTTCAATACTTTTAGCTTCGGTGTCAACGGTATACTTTGCCCGTTGATAGGTAAGTTGCCGTTTTTGCCACAGACTTTCAAGTTGGGATCGGCTCTGTTGCAGCAGCGGGCGGTTTTTGCCTCCGGTTCTCTGCATGGCGGTGTCCAGTGTGACATATAAGTAAACCACCAGACCCAACTGGTTAAGGGTTTGCCAATTTTTCTCCAACGCAGGGGCGCCACCACCGGTGGAAATTACCGTCCTTTGCTTGGAAGCTAACCTTTTTAATAAAGCTGTTTCAGCGGAACGGAAGTAGCTTTCTCCATATTGTCTAAAAATGCTGGGAATATCCATTTGCATCATACATTCAATTTCTTTGTCGGTGTCCATAAAATCAAAGTCTAATTCCTCTGCTAACTTGCTGCCAACTGAGCTTTTACCCGCTCCCATAAAACCAATTAGAATAATGTTTTTCTCTTTCAATTGTCCTCCTCCCATCGGATATCCTTAATAAAAAAACTCTCCATCCCAGCAAGGGACGGAGAGTTAATTCCGCGGTACCACCCTAATTGCGTTGGCCACTTTTACCGGTACGGGATTGTTTATCCGATACCTCTTCCTTGATAACGGGGGAAAACCCGGCTGTCCCTACTTGAATTTCAGGAAGCAACTCCGGAGCGAACTTCAATCAACCTTGCCCTAAAGAAGCTTCCAGTCTAGACTTCTTCTCCCTGAAGGGCAGCATTTGATCTACTTTTCTCCATCATTGTCGTTGGGATTAATTATGTTAGGAGCAAGGTTACCACATTGAGCAACGATAGTCAATAGCAATTTTAAAAAAACTTATTAAAAAATATATGCATTAAGCTTTAGCCTTTATACCAGGATAATACATTTTGATAGGAAGCAAACCCATAAAAACCCAAGGGGTCCTGCTGGTCAAATACCGGACCAAATATTCTTTCTGGTTCGCCACCCTCCGCCTTGATGCTCCAAAGGGCATTATCCTTTACATACAAAATGTGACGTCCATCCTTAGACCAAGATGGTTGATAAATGCCTTGTCCCGCCGTTGGCAAAGCCTGGACATTTGAGCCGTCGGCATTGGCTACATAAAGTGTTCGTGAATTCACCCAGGCATTTAGAGAATCAAGGTTTTCAAATCCCCAGACATCGTTGCCCAGGTTTTTGGCAGCAACAAAGGTTATTTTTTTGCCATCCGGTGAAAATTGAGGGTCAATGGTTACACAGCCGTTTGGGTTTTGTAAAGGTTCAAGCTGGCCGGTCTTTAAATTAACCAAGACAAGGCTTTTATCCGCCCAGGCAATGCGCCCACCACCTGCCACCATTAACAACTGCCCCTGTGGTGAAAAGGACAGCCACTCATTGTAGGTTAATCCAGAGGTAATTGGTTTAGGTTTGGGGTCGGTTTCACCCAATTGCAGTTTATACAGATCAACTCCATCCGCTGCTATGGACTGGCCGTGGGCGGGAATTAACCAAAAAAGTAGCCCGGCACCATCTTTCTGCCAACCTGCCAGCTGGATTCCTGTACCAGGGGTTTGCAGGTGGTTAACAGGCTTACCACCGTTAACAGCCACCGTTAACAGCACGTCATCCATATTCCCTGGTTCTTTAGCGGCAATGGTATCATTGTAGGCGATGGTTTTTCCATCGGGAGACCAAGTGAAGTTGGGAAACTTACCGGAAGTTTTAACCAGCCGCTGGGGTGCCCCCTCTGTTGATAACAGCCAAAGGCCTTCTTCGGTACTTACAGACATGACGTTGGCAGTGGGAGACCAAGAAAATTTATCAGCCATCACCGGGCCCGGTAAACCCTGTACCTGGTGAGCCTGGGTACCGTCTTTGCGCACCAGCCAAAGAGGGCCACTCATTGCACTTTTATCGGTCACTTGGATAAAAGCCAAGCACTCACCGTCATAAGACCAGGTGGGTTGCAGCGCATCACCAAACCCCCACCAACACCAAACAAATTATTATCGGACGGGTAAATGGTTTAAAACTCAAGTTTTTCAACCTCCTTTTTTACAAGTTATAACACGTTGGTTTTGCAATCCTGTTACGGGATGTTACAAACTTGTTACAGATGCTAGCGCTTTTGGAGGTAGTTCGGGAACAATAATCCTTACTATAAGCCCCTGTCCCGGAGGGGATGCAAACTCTAATTTGCCCCGGTGTAAGCCCAGTATCTCTTTGACGATGGACAGCCCCAGTCCCGATCCGCCCGAATTTCTCTCTCGGGCGGTGGCTGGACGATAAAATCTGGTTGCCAGTTGGGCAAGCACATGCTGCGGTACCCCGGGTCCCGAATCTTGAATGGTGATATAGACGAAGCCTTGTTTTGCCTCTGACTTTAATTGAACTAAACCACCAACTGGTGAGTAGTAAACGGCATTAATAAGCACATTAACCAACGCTTGATGTAACCAGTCTGGGTCGCCTTCGAGCCAGATTTCCTTTGCTTCAGCCGGATGTATTTTAATTTGCCGTTCGGCGGCCAGAGGTTTAATTACCCAGAGGGCCTCCTCTATAAGGTTAGTAACCCTAATGGGTACGTTATTAATTTTTAGTTCCGGGTTATCCAACCTGGCCAAAAGCAGCAAACTGTCCACTAAACGGCCCAGTCGTTCGGTCTGGCGTACAAAAGCCTCAAGTTCTTTGGGCTTAGTTAAAGAGTTTTGATTCATCCCTTCGGCCAGCGCCTGTAATGAAGCCAGTGGCGTGCGCAGTTCATGGGCGGCGTCCGCTATAAATGCCCGCCTTTGTTCATCCATTTTAGCAATGCGGGCAGACATATTATTGAAAGCCTTAGCTAAAGTGACAATTTCGTACCCCCCAGCCACAGCAACCGATTGATTCAACTCTCCAGCCTGAAGCCGACCGATGGCATGGGTAAGGTGTTCCAGCGGTCTGGACATTGAGTTTGCCAACAGCAGACCAAAACTGGCGAATATTATGGAAAATACCCCGCCAAGCAGCCAAAGTCGGTGCTTTAACTGGGCCTCCTCCTGCCGCAGCACTGATAAATCCTGTATCAGCAATAGACGACCGGATGTTTTGTCTGTAATCTTTAAAGGGGCAACGGTGTAGGCCACCCACCTTTCACCGGTGTCAAAGATTGCGGCACGGAGAATGTTAGGTTCTATAAGTTGAGATGGCAGCGGTAGGAGCTTACCGCTTAAACTGCCGTCACCATAGCCATCCACCCGCACTCGGTTGTCTGGCCCCAGCCATAAAAGGCGACCACCCGCAGACAACCCCAGTTGTTGAGCCGCTTGCGCAGGGTCGGCAGAGGATTTAAGGGAGTGAGAAAAGGCAGCAACTATTCCCTCCATAGAGGAAAGGGCCTTTTCCCTTTGGGCTTCCAGCGACATGTTGAGGGAAGTTTGTACCGCCAGCCCCGTCAATAGCGCAGTAACGGTAATGGCAATGACAGCGTAGCTAATGGCCAAACGCCAGCGCAGACTTGTAAATTTGCTATTTAGCCAGAACATAGCCGACACCAAACCTTGTCAGGATAATTGATGGATTAGCAGGGTCTTGCTCTATTTTTTGGCGCAATCTCCTGACGTGCACATCTACCGTTCGCAAATCACCTGGGAAATCATAACCCCAAACAGTTTCTAGTAAACTAACCCGTGAAAAAACTTGTCCGGGGTGGCGGGCTAAATGAGTAAGTAACGCAAATTCGGTGGGGGTTAGGGTAAGCTGCTTACCGCGTACAGCAACAGTTTGCTTATGCAAATCAATTCGAACTTGGTCGTTGCAAACCGTTATAGTTGCTCCATGGTACTGCCTTTTGGTGCGGCGCAGTATTGAGCGGATGCGTGCCACCAACTCCCGGCTGTTAAAGGGTTTGGTTACATAGTCGTCAGCTCCAAACTCCAGTCCTAAAATTTTATCAATGCTGTCGTCCCGGGCAGTTAGCATTATTATAGGCACATCGGAGTTTTTGCGTAATTCTTGACAAACCTCAAGTCCATCTTTAATCGGAAGCATTAGATCAAGAATAACAAGTTGAGGCATGTGTAATCTAAAAACAGTTAGTGCCTCACCGCCGTCTCTGGCAATAACCACTCTAAATCCAGAGGCAGTTAAGGTGTTACTTAAACCACTGACCAAATCTGGTTCATCGTCCACTATCTGTATAAGGTAGCCGGTGCCTTGCTGCTTAGAATTTTCCATACTACTTAGTTACTCCTTGTATTCAATAAAAGTGCTGCGAAGCACAAAACGTTAGAAACTGCTAAGTGTTTAACCACTACTAACATACATCAACACCGGCAAATTTGTCCATAGCGAAGGTCCTTTAACCAACTATTACCGCGTCATCAACACATAGTTATGAGGTCTGATTTTACAAGTAACAACAATTTTTACTTATACCCGGTATAAATATTATGTATTATACATTGCATGACAATATACTTTATAATAACATCATGAAAGTGAAGATAATAACAATCACCACAGTGGGCGTTACCGGTTGCGTTAAGAAAGAAAGAATAGGAGGAGATATAACAAAGCATAATTTTAGTGACCAAAGATTTAATTTTGAAATTAGAGGTGAAAAATTATGGCAGAAAATAATCGGCCAATGACCAGTGCCGAGTATATGGATAATGCTACGATGAACAAGTCCCATTATAAGTTCATATTTCTGTTAGCATTTGGTTATACCTTTGAACAGATTGATGTTTTTAACTTTTCCTTCGCGGCTCCAGCACTGACACAGTACTGGGGTGTATCAATGGAGTGGGTTGGTTTAGTCAACTCCTGTGCCTTTATCGGTATGTTGCTTGGTTGTTGGTTGGGCGGTTGGGCTGCTGACCGCTTTGGACGAAAGACAACATTTTTAGCATCGATTTTAATGTTTTCCATCTGCTCTTTAGTAAACGGTTGGGCACCTAACCCTGACATATTCCTAGCCGCCAGAACATTGACGGGTGTCGGTATGATGGGTATGGTGGTGGTGGCAATGGTTTACATTGCCGAGTTATTGCCAGCCGCAGTTAGGGGAAGATGGCAGGCCATTGCTTTGGCCACTGGACTATTAAGTATCCCATTACTTGGCCAATTTGCGTCTTGGATTGTACCTAGAGATCCCGAAGGTTGGCGCTATGTGATGTACATTGGTGGTTTCGGCTTTGTTATTTTAGCATTTAGTCGTCACTGGTTGAAGGAATCCCCCCGATGGTTAATCAGTAAAGGCCGCTATAAAGAGGCCGAAGAGGTAATCCAGTATTTTAGACCAGATGTCAAGGTGGACCTCAGTGCCGAAGCACGAGGCGAAGTTAAAGTACACAAAGAGAAGGAAGTAACCAATACCTTAGAGGTACTTAAGTTTATATTTAGTAAAGAGTACAGAAAAAAGACGTTGGTGTTGATCAACCTGGTGGTTTGGAACACTGTTGGTTACTTCATGTTCTTTGCCTGGATGCCTACCCTGCTCAACGAGTATGGTTTTTCGCTGGAAGATGCCCTGTGGATGGTGGCGCTGGTATCCTTCGGTAGCCCCATTGGTAACTACATTGCAGCGTACTTCACTGATAAAGGTGGCCGTAAGATTCCAATTGTTGTCTATGCCGCAGTAATCGGTGTGCTGACGGTGCTGTTCGGTACTCTGAAGCTGCCAATGCTGATTGTGATTATCGGTTTTGTTATTAGAATCTTGATGGATGGTATCTTTGTTTTGATGTGGTCTTACCTTGCCGAGGCTTACCCCACCGAATTTAGAAGTAGTGGTACAGGCCTTATCTTTAGTACAGGCCGTATCCTTAACGTCGGTGCCATGGCGATGGTGCCTGTCATTTACCAACAATTTGGCTACGCCGTTTTGTTCGGCATTATCGGTGCTATGTATGTAGCCATAGCCGTTGTCACTGGTTTCTGGGGCGAAAGAACAGCTGGTCGTTCACTGGAAGCAATTGCTGAAGGGGATGAAGATCAACCGGAAACCGCTGTAGCTACTGAACTAGCTGGCGCTAAAGCAAAATAGTTTTAAGACAAGATTTACTGATTAAAAACTTGCTCTCCTTAAATGTTAAAGCCTCCTGTTCTGGTTAGCAGGGGGCTTTAATGTTGAGGTCAACTATGCCGCAGCTTTTTAACAAAGGGAGCGAGAGGAGGAAATAACGGTTATGCTAAATGGCTATTTGCAAATTATTTTAACTGCCATCGGTTTTGCTGCTTTGCCGGTAATCACCAAGCTAGGCTATAACCTTGGTTTAACTGAAGGCATCATGTTGTTATTAAGATTTCTGATAGCCAGTGTCACATTGGTATTTTTATTGTTAATGAGCAAAAGCAACCGGTTTTATACATATAAATCATACTTACCCCAATTGGTGGTGCATGGCTTGGTGTTTTTTGGCAGCGCCTATTGCTACACCCTGTCCATTAAGTATATGTCTGCCACCATTACCAATATATTGCTTTATACTTATCCTCTAATGGTGGTGCTGATGTCAACGTTCATTTTTAAAGAAAAAATAACGTTGATTAAGGGCGTAACCTTACTGACTACTTTTTTTGGTTGCTTGCTGGTGATAGACGTCATAAGCATGTCCACCCAGCAAATGAGTAGGTTGGGGGTTTTATATGGCATAGGCTCAGCCGTATTTTATGCCATATATAATATTAACGGACAGTACCTTGCTAAAAAGAAGTTGCAACCCTTGACCATTACAACCTATACATCAATTGTTTGCCTATTAGCAACTGTGATTGTTTTTCCTCCTGTTAATGCTTTTGTTGGTCATTCATATTCAGCTATGTGCTTAGTTGGTCTGGGCACAGCTTTATTATGTACCGTCATGCCACTCTTTTGTTATGCCAAGGGGATAGCGGTGTTGGGGGCAAGTCGAGCCTCTATTTTAAGCAACATAGAACCAGTTTTTGCTATTGTATTGGCCGGATTACTTTTAGGAGATAGATTGACAATTATCCAATTAACTGGTGCTTTATTGATTATTTTTGGGGCTATGTTGTTAAAACTGGATGAAGTGAAACATCCAAATACGTTAAATCATAGCGTTACTCGCCAAGTGTAAAGGGTATCGTTTAATTACCTTTAGGTTATTGAATATCTAATTTGCCTTATCATTTACCAACCAAGATATTGGAATTATGTTGCTGAGTGCTTTTATGTGTGGAAAGGGGCGAAAGTGCGTGAAAAGCTTTTTCTTAATTAAGAATAAACTGATCGCCATATTGCTGGCGGTGGCATTGGTGCCGATGATTATATCGACCGGTTATCTTGCGTTATATTTATCCAACATTGTGGAAAAGGATTTTATTAGTAACACCAATAAGCAAATTCAACAGGTGAACAATGCGGTTAATGTGTTTTTTGAAAGTATCAGTGAAAACGTTAAATTTCTGGCGGAAAATGTTGCGGTGAAAAACGCCGATGACACAATAACATCCTACGTAAATAATCCCGGCGGGGCAGATGGCTTAGTTCAAATGTCCCCATCATTGAGCACAGGTATAGAGAAGGAAATATACGATGTTTACTTAGCCTATGCAGAATCTCACCCCCGGTCGGCCTATGTATACATGGCAACCACCGATGGTAATTATGTGCAATGGCCCGATGGCAAAATCATGAGCAATTATGACCCCAGAGAAAAACCCTTTTTTCAGACCGCCATGGCCAATCAGGGCAAAGTGTCCCGAATTGACCCGTATTATTATCCCGCAGATGATTGTTTTATAATTACCACCACCACAGCCATTACAAATGATGCCGGTGAGGTCATTGGGGTGCAAGGGCTTGACGTCACCTTAGACATTATTACCGACATGATTAAAAATATTAAAATTGAAAAGACCGGCTATATCATACTGACGGATAGCACCGGCACCATCATTGCTCACCCCAAGGATGAAGCAATGAATGGTAAAAACATCCAAGACCTAAAGAATGAACAATTAAACGCTGCGCTCACCATAAATAGCGGGGACTTTGAAACCAATGTTAATGGTCGGGATTGCTTTGTAAATGTCTTTACCTCCGCCGATACTGGCTGGAAGTTTATCGCCATTGTGGAAAAGGCGGAGCTGATGGACAAATTTGTCGGCATTGCCCAACAGCTGATGGTGCTGTTAATAGTGTTATTATTAGGCATAGCTTTGTTGGCGTCATATATTGCCAACAGAATATCAAAGCCAATAATCACCTCGGCAAATTTTGCCCAGGAAATTGCCAATGGCAACCTTACGGTAGAAAATATCGATATTAAACGAAGTGATGAAAACGGGCTGCTAATAGATGCCTTAAACCGAATGAAAGAGAATCTTAAAGAAATAATCCAAGGGTTGCAAGTTTCTTCAGCTAATTTAAATGATTCAGCCGAGCAGTTAAATATTCAATCGCAACAAACTTCGGCCGGGTCGTCAGAAAATGCGGCCACCGTCAGTGAAATAGCTGCTACTATAGATCAGGTGGCCAGTGATGTAAACGAAGTGGCCAATCTGTCAGAAAAAGTTTCCCGGGAGGCGGAACAAGGTTCTATAGGTGTTGAGAAGGTCACAAATCAAATGAAACTAATTTCCAGCACCAATGATGATGCCTCGCGGGTGGTGGAAGAGCTGGCTCAATCATTAAATCGGGTTAATGAAATTGTATATCTAATCACCAGCATAGCGGAGCAAACTAATTTACTGGCCCTCAATGCCGCCATTGAAGCAGCCCGGGCTGGAGAACAAGGGCGTGGATTTGCGGTGGTTGCTGAGGAGGTTAGAAAGTTGGCCGAACAATCGGCAGATGCCTCCAAGGACATTACCGGCCTGATTAATCGGGTTCAAGTGGATTCACAAAAGGCGGTGGAGGCTATGTCTGAAGGAAGCAGACAGGTGAACGAAGGTGTTATGGTGGTGGAGCAGGTCGGTAGTAATTTTGTGGGTATTACCAATTCCATAGAGGATCTGGTGAAACAAATTCAGGGGGTTGCGGTGGCAGCCGAACAAGTTGCTGCCGGTATACAAAATGTTTCTGCCACCACCGAAGAGCAAACTGCCGCCATGGAAGAAATATCTGCCGCTAACGAGCAACTTAAATTAATGGCTAACAACCTAAATCAAATGATAGACAGGTTTACCGTATAAAGTGTTTAAGACTAAAAAAGTCACCCTGTAATGCAGAGGGTGACTTTTTTTGTGTGGTTTATAATTCAGCAATGTTTTCGTGCAGCGATTTTAAGAAATCATTAATAATTTTAGGCAATCTATATTTTGGGTTGGTAATATAACCAACTGAAATGCTGGTGTCAAAGTCTGAAATCGGTATGGCATGGATTAGCCCGTCACGCAAGTAAATATCCCTTTGTGACATTTTTTCTGGAAAGAAAGCCACATAATCTGAGTACTCAATCATTTTAAGAATGGTTCTATTTTCATCGGCCCGAAAAGCAATGTTGGGCTTTGGCATATTATTAAAAAGGGAACTTAGCCCGGTATTATAAGTTTGGAATTCCTGGCGATAAGCGATATATGGTTGCAATAACATTTCTTCCAAAGTGACACTTTCTTTATTAAATAGTGGCGAGTGCTGCCCCACATATAATACATAGCGATCTTCAAATAGTCCGTGATATTTAAGGGAGCCTAAATCTAAAGTTGGGTCATTAAGAATTAACCCCAGACTTGAAAGACCAGAGGTTACATTGCGAATGATTTCGGTACTTTCAGCAGTTTGAACGGATAGCTTTAAAGGTTGTTTACCCTTTGTTAAGCTCAGAATGCATTTGGGAATGATAAAATCACAGACGCAGGGAATGGCAGAAATGTTAATCATTTCTGATTGATATTCAGGCGAGAGCGCCCGGATTTCTTCGATAATCGAAAAAATATCATTGGCTTTTTCAATAACCAGTTCGCCAAGATGGGTGGGATGTACCCCTTTGCAGCTGCGTTCAAGCAAAAGAATGCTAAGCTCCTTCTCTAAACTGGTGATGGAAGAACTTAACGCTGATTGTGAAATATAATTCTTCTCTGCGGCAATGGAAATAGAATTATACTTGGCTGCTTCAATTAAATGATGAAGTTGCCCTAACTTCATAGTGTAATCGACCCCCCTCTATATCACGACATTTTCCTACAAAACATATAGTTAATTATAACCTACTTTATTGATTTTTTTAAGTGGTAAACATCTACTCCCATCCCTAAGTTTATCTATATCCCCTATCAGTTTTTGCTGATTCTCAGTGAAAAGTAAAAATGATAAATTAAACACATAATCATTGTGATGGTCCTCACAAAATTATAGAGGACTTAACTTAT
It contains:
- the aroF gene encoding 3-deoxy-7-phosphoheptulonate synthase produces the protein MIVILKENSPDEKQVEPLITWLKSLNISTHFMVGTKQTVIGLIGDTSIVDIDLIKSLDIVQDVQRVQEPYKKANRKFHTDDTVVDINGIKIGGGNFQIIAGPCSVESREQICTIAESVKSSGATMLRGGAFKPRTSPYSFQGMHAEGIKLLLEAKRLTGLPIVTEIMNISHIPLFEEVDVIQVGTRNMQNFELLKALGKLQKPILLKRGLSNTIEELLMSAEYILAGGNENVILCERGIRTFETATRNTLDISAIPVLKSKTHLPIIVDPSHSAGMSRLVRPLSLAAIAAGADGLIIEVHNDPSRALCDGPQSLKPEAFNQLAGEARELLQLMRRFEQ
- a CDS encoding shikimate kinase, whose product is MKEKNIILIGFMGAGKSSVGSKLAEELDFDFMDTDKEIECMMQMDIPSIFRQYGESYFRSAETALLKRLASKQRTVISTGGGAPALEKNWQTLNQLGLVVYLYVTLDTAMQRTGGKNRPLLQQSRSQLESLWQKRQLTYQRAKYTVDTEAKSIEAVTKGILDFIELEGIKFTKNKL
- a CDS encoding biopolymer transporter Tol; the protein is MAFIQVTDKSAMSGPLWLVRKDGTQAHQVQGLPGPVMADKFSWSPTANVMSVSTEEGLWLLSTEGAPQRLVKTSGKFPNFTWSPDGKTIAYNDTIAAKEPGNMDDVLLTVAVNGGKPVNHLQTPGTGIQLAGWQKDGAGLLFWLIPAHGQSIAADGVDLYKLQLGETDPKPKPITSGLTYNEWLSFSPQGQLLMVAGGGRIAWADKSLVLVNLKTGQLEPLQNPNGCVTIDPQFSPDGKKITFVAAKNLGNDVWGFENLDSLNAWVNSRTLYVANADGSNVQALPTAGQGIYQPSWSKDGRHILYVKDNALWSIKAEGGEPERIFGPVFDQQDPLGFYGFASYQNVLSWYKG
- a CDS encoding HAMP domain-containing sensor histidine kinase; the protein is MFWLNSKFTSLRWRLAISYAVIAITVTALLTGLAVQTSLNMSLEAQREKALSSMEGIVAAFSHSLKSSADPAQAAQQLGLSAGGRLLWLGPDNRVRVDGYGDGSLSGKLLPLPSQLIEPNILRAAIFDTGERWVAYTVAPLKITDKTSGRLLLIQDLSVLRQEEAQLKHRLWLLGGVFSIIFASFGLLLANSMSRPLEHLTHAIGRLQAGELNQSVAVAGGYEIVTLAKAFNNMSARIAKMDEQRRAFIADAAHELRTPLASLQALAEGMNQNSLTKPKELEAFVRQTERLGRLVDSLLLLARLDNPELKINNVPIRVTNLIEEALWVIKPLAAERQIKIHPAEAKEIWLEGDPDWLHQALVNVLINAVYYSPVGGLVQLKSEAKQGFVYITIQDSGPGVPQHVLAQLATRFYRPATARERNSGGSGLGLSIVKEILGLHRGKLEFASPPGQGLIVRIIVPELPPKALASVTSL
- a CDS encoding response regulator transcription factor, whose product is MENSKQQGTGYLIQIVDDEPDLVSGLSNTLTASGFRVVIARDGGEALTVFRLHMPQLVILDLMLPIKDGLEVCQELRKNSDVPIIMLTARDDSIDKILGLEFGADDYVTKPFNSRELVARIRSILRRTKRQYHGATITVCNDQVRIDLHKQTVAVRGKQLTLTPTEFALLTHLARHPGQVFSRVSLLETVWGYDFPGDLRTVDVHVRRLRQKIEQDPANPSIILTRFGVGYVLAK
- a CDS encoding MFS transporter, giving the protein MAENNRPMTSAEYMDNATMNKSHYKFIFLLAFGYTFEQIDVFNFSFAAPALTQYWGVSMEWVGLVNSCAFIGMLLGCWLGGWAADRFGRKTTFLASILMFSICSLVNGWAPNPDIFLAARTLTGVGMMGMVVVAMVYIAELLPAAVRGRWQAIALATGLLSIPLLGQFASWIVPRDPEGWRYVMYIGGFGFVILAFSRHWLKESPRWLISKGRYKEAEEVIQYFRPDVKVDLSAEARGEVKVHKEKEVTNTLEVLKFIFSKEYRKKTLVLINLVVWNTVGYFMFFAWMPTLLNEYGFSLEDALWMVALVSFGSPIGNYIAAYFTDKGGRKIPIVVYAAVIGVLTVLFGTLKLPMLIVIIGFVIRILMDGIFVLMWSYLAEAYPTEFRSSGTGLIFSTGRILNVGAMAMVPVIYQQFGYAVLFGIIGAMYVAIAVVTGFWGERTAGRSLEAIAEGDEDQPETAVATELAGAKAK
- a CDS encoding DMT family transporter, translating into MLNGYLQIILTAIGFAALPVITKLGYNLGLTEGIMLLLRFLIASVTLVFLLLMSKSNRFYTYKSYLPQLVVHGLVFFGSAYCYTLSIKYMSATITNILLYTYPLMVVLMSTFIFKEKITLIKGVTLLTTFFGCLLVIDVISMSTQQMSRLGVLYGIGSAVFYAIYNINGQYLAKKKLQPLTITTYTSIVCLLATVIVFPPVNAFVGHSYSAMCLVGLGTALLCTVMPLFCYAKGIAVLGASRASILSNIEPVFAIVLAGLLLGDRLTIIQLTGALLIIFGAMLLKLDEVKHPNTLNHSVTRQV
- a CDS encoding methyl-accepting chemotaxis protein; amino-acid sequence: MKSFFLIKNKLIAILLAVALVPMIISTGYLALYLSNIVEKDFISNTNKQIQQVNNAVNVFFESISENVKFLAENVAVKNADDTITSYVNNPGGADGLVQMSPSLSTGIEKEIYDVYLAYAESHPRSAYVYMATTDGNYVQWPDGKIMSNYDPREKPFFQTAMANQGKVSRIDPYYYPADDCFIITTTTAITNDAGEVIGVQGLDVTLDIITDMIKNIKIEKTGYIILTDSTGTIIAHPKDEAMNGKNIQDLKNEQLNAALTINSGDFETNVNGRDCFVNVFTSADTGWKFIAIVEKAELMDKFVGIAQQLMVLLIVLLLGIALLASYIANRISKPIITSANFAQEIANGNLTVENIDIKRSDENGLLIDALNRMKENLKEIIQGLQVSSANLNDSAEQLNIQSQQTSAGSSENAATVSEIAATIDQVASDVNEVANLSEKVSREAEQGSIGVEKVTNQMKLISSTNDDASRVVEELAQSLNRVNEIVYLITSIAEQTNLLALNAAIEAARAGEQGRGFAVVAEEVRKLAEQSADASKDITGLINRVQVDSQKAVEAMSEGSRQVNEGVMVVEQVGSNFVGITNSIEDLVKQIQGVAVAAEQVAAGIQNVSATTEEQTAAMEEISAANEQLKLMANNLNQMIDRFTV
- a CDS encoding LysR family transcriptional regulator; the protein is MKLGQLHHLIEAAKYNSISIAAEKNYISQSALSSSITSLEKELSILLLERSCKGVHPTHLGELVIEKANDIFSIIEEIRALSPEYQSEMINISAIPCVCDFIIPKCILSLTKGKQPLKLSVQTAESTEIIRNVTSGLSSLGLILNDPTLDLGSLKYHGLFEDRYVLYVGQHSPLFNKESVTLEEMLLQPYIAYRQEFQTYNTGLSSLFNNMPKPNIAFRADENRTILKMIEYSDYVAFFPEKMSQRDIYLRDGLIHAIPISDFDTSISVGYITNPKYRLPKIINDFLKSLHENIAEL